The genome window CCAGCATTTTCCAGTGTAAGGCTTTCAGTCAAAGGGCCGTGGACTGCTCTTCCAGAAACTAGCTTGCTCATCACCTCAGCAACCTCAGGTGAGCGCTCAACAGTGTAGATGATTCCGCTGGGGTCAGACTCTCTTATTGCCTTCAGAATGAACATAGAGAAGTGAGTGGATCCTATTACAATGTGCCTCAAGGAATCTCAGCCTCCACAGCTTTCATCTTCATCTCAGAAAGCATTCTCTCTTCTTCCATCCTCGACAGCTTTCCATCCTTCACAGCTCTTCTGAGTATTGTTTCAGCTACCTCATACGCCATTTCAGTTAGCATCGGAAGGGGCTTCATATCGTGATCCTTGTAGCCAAGATGCCTCTCAACAATCCTGAATCCGCTTCTGAATATATCTATTACTATTCCTATGTCAACACCCCAGCCAAGCTCCCAATCAACTGAGGAGAAGGCATCTCTAGTTCCCGCAATTTCTCCGCTGAGAGGCTGAGAGAGCTTTGCGAGCTCTGGATAGAACATCCTGAGAAGGGGCTTAGCTACAAGTTCTGTCACCCTACCTGATGCCCTCTCGAAGGTTCCCTTAACGAAGTCCGCCTCCCCCCTTCTGAGGGGATCTATGAGCTTCTCAATGAATTCAACAGAGAGATTCTTGATGTCTGCATCAAGGAAAGCAATTATGTCTCCCTTCGAGAAGTAGAAGCCATCCCTCATGGCAACGCCCTTTCCAGGATATCTCAGAAGGCTCTGATAGACTACCCTAGCTCTATTTCTCCTAGCTATCTCTGGAGTGCCATCAGTGCTCATTCCATCTACAACTATTACTTCTCTAACTCCCTGAACCTTTCTAGCTATCTTTATCGAGCGAGAAATGAACCTGGCTTCATCCTTAGCTGGAAAAACTATGGAGATGTCCATCTTCAATCCTGAATATTCTGGATAGAAGAAGAAATTAAAAGTTTAGGAAAAAAAGTTATGATATAGTTTTATAAATTAATTCTTTTACTTTGAGGGGGCAGCTGTAGTTGCAAGAGATTTCTTGAGGGTGCTGTAGACAACGAACGTTATGGCTATTGCAACGAGCACTAATATCAGGGTTATTATGCTGACATACAGAGCATTGCTGGCATTGCTGGAGGCACTTGCTGCTGCTGATGAAGCGTTGGCTGCTGCGCTTGAAGCGCTCTGTGCTGCACTCACAGCACTATCGATCTTGGAGCTCAGAGCATTGACTGCAGAAGCTGCAGTGCTTGCTGAGTTCGCTGCGTTCTGTGCATTGGTTGCTGCGCTCTGTGCTGCGCTGACAGCTGTGTCGATCTTTGAGCTCATGCTGCTAACCTGCGTTGATATAGTGCTTAGCTGGGATGCCAAGTTATTCACAGCAGTATTAATTGTTCCGACCTGCGTGCTTATCTGATTGACTGTTGCTGCCATTGAGTTGAGGCTGTTCTGAAGTCCTGAAACAGCTGTTCCCACATTGCTTATAGCGCTATTTAGGCTCTGAACTGCTGAGTTGAGGTTATTCTGCAGCGTTGTGAGCTGAGATGAGACTGAGCTTATTGCGCTGCTGAGGCTGCTTGCTGCACTGTTAACTGCATTAGTTATGTTGCTCACTGCTGCATTGACATCCATCACAGTGGCAAGCTTTGTGAGGTTGTTGATTACATAGACGTAGCCTGGATCTGTTGAGTTTATAGTCGTTCCAAGGGCATAGGCGAAGGATATAGCATAGGCTCCTGGCTCAAGCACTGGGATATAGAGTCCCAGTGTGCTTGTGAATGGACTGACGAGCAGACCATTAGCATTAGCGCTCCATCTCTCAACGTTTGTGGTTAGGGCCATCACTGCATCGGTTCCATTGAACAGCACTGACAGTATTGAGACTCCTGGAGTGAATCCTGTTCCTATCACTCTGACTATTCCAGGTCCTACTAGGACTGGAGCAGCGTTTGTGTTGAGATCAAGCAGCAATAGCTTTGGAACAACATTCACTGGAGAGTTGTAGAATGCTGTTGTGTTGAAGAACTGCAGTGTTAGGGTTCCGAAGGATGCTCCAGTAGCTGTAATACTGTATGAACCCTGAGGAACGGTTGGAACCACGAAAGTGGCAGAAGCTGCACCTGTACTGTCAGCAGTTGCTGTTGCTATTGGTATTGAGCCGAAGTATATTGTAACTGTTTCACCTGGGTTAAGTCCGTTGAGGAACACGCTTATCTGATCTCCAACGTAGTCACATCCACCATTGTACACAGCACACTGATCGCAGAACTTCAAGCCTGTGTACTGCCCGCATGGACAGACTGTTAGCGTGGCATTGTTGTATCCAGCATAAGCATTTGGAACAGTCTTTGGCAATCCTGTGAGCGGGTTGACTATCTCAAAGTATCCTTTTGATCCAATTATGATGGCAGCTGAGTACTCATATCCCCATGCATCCCTTCCCCATATGTAGTGAGCTCCGAATGGTATGTTTGTGCTTGGAAGAGTTACCGTAAATGTTAAGTTGCCATCCTTTCCGAGCGTTACTGTTGCAAGTATTACTGTCCTATCAAGTGAAACTGTTAGTGTGTTCTTCCCGCTGTATCCCCATGCTGCTCCTGGACCGTATCCATATGCTGTAATTGTCAGTGTGCTTCCTGGAAGTGCCGATGTTGGAGTTACTATGAGAATTGGCCTCACTAGATAGTAGGTGTTGGGGAATGGAAGATATGTCATTCCTGTTGGTGTCATCGTGACGGTGAGCTGATCATTGTAGGTTGTTGCATTTAGAGGAACTGTTACGGATACGCTTATTGACCATGAGATGCCAGCATCTGTGAATGAGGGGATTGAGGCTGATGCTGCTCCATTGCTGAACGTCAGAGTGCCTGTAAAGGTCTTCACTGTACCAGTATCAGTGTTGTTATATGTTACTGTGTAGGTGCTGTTTGTTGGAACAAATGAAAATGCATCGAGCTCCATCTGTATGAGGTTGGTGTAGTTGTAGAATATTACCTGGTAGAGGAAAGTGCCTGTAGCTGAACCTGTTGCGTTAGTTATACCCGTACTCGTTACATTGAACAGTAGAGCAGACACATTGGCATTTATGCTACTATCCCAAGTTGTGTTTACTGCCTGGGAGAAGATCTGAACCGTTGGGGATGCTGAGAGGTTGTAGAGAGCAAACATTACTGCTGTAGCATTGTA of Fervidicoccaceae archaeon contains these proteins:
- a CDS encoding glycosyltransferase, coding for MDISIVFPAKDEARFISRSIKIARKVQGVREVIVVDGMSTDGTPEIARRNRARVVYQSLLRYPGKGVAMRDGFYFSKGDIIAFLDADIKNLSVEFIEKLIDPLRRGEADFVKGTFERASGRVTELVAKPLLRMFYPELAKLSQPLSGEIAGTRDAFSSVDWELGWGVDIGIVIDIFRSGFRIVERHLGYKDHDMKPLPMLTEMAYEVAETILRRAVKDGKLSRMEEERMLSEMKMKAVEAEIP